A part of Desulfovibrio inopinatus DSM 10711 genomic DNA contains:
- a CDS encoding valyl-tRNA synthetase, which produces MAMRLGLRILVVLTVLMPAMAWSDTTPTPISSTPAATPTPPVETQASSTPQPEIMDRHPVDRVVLLTASAICPDSDDGRKLCRQRTRLELAAKAASSVVEQANRQGLPLTAEQGRIFADAALSRQTLSEESIMQSGTKMVALTMAGRLSLDRLQVMLQSAQKNLQLFSAAKTEYDRVQAEVAQLNAKALQSPDSVRDAVRARMAEANEQKKEVLMDMLVASNVVSESVMPGMTPDDVEALAGPPRSVTSDPSGMFLCFNYGRAWVVFENGAAACLRKRLEFRRNLGSSCHCSGSMQSFIDFAH; this is translated from the coding sequence ATGGCCATGAGATTGGGTCTACGGATTCTTGTTGTGTTGACGGTGCTCATGCCAGCAATGGCATGGTCCGACACCACTCCCACTCCCATTTCCTCTACGCCAGCGGCGACGCCAACGCCACCCGTCGAGACACAAGCTTCATCCACGCCTCAGCCGGAAATCATGGATCGTCATCCTGTTGACCGCGTAGTTTTATTGACGGCATCGGCTATTTGTCCGGATTCGGACGATGGTCGGAAATTATGTCGGCAACGTACTCGGCTTGAGTTGGCGGCCAAAGCCGCGTCTTCTGTTGTTGAGCAAGCAAATCGACAAGGTCTTCCATTGACTGCTGAGCAGGGTCGAATTTTTGCCGATGCGGCCTTATCCCGGCAAACGTTGTCGGAAGAAAGCATCATGCAGTCTGGGACAAAGATGGTAGCTTTGACTATGGCTGGTCGGCTGTCGCTCGATCGCCTTCAAGTTATGTTGCAGTCAGCCCAAAAAAATCTTCAACTTTTTTCGGCGGCCAAAACCGAATATGATCGTGTTCAAGCCGAGGTTGCCCAACTTAATGCCAAAGCGTTGCAGTCTCCGGACAGTGTGCGAGATGCAGTCCGTGCCCGCATGGCCGAGGCGAACGAGCAAAAAAAAGAAGTGCTTATGGATATGTTAGTGGCGTCCAATGTTGTGTCGGAGAGTGTGATGCCCGGTATGACTCCCGATGATGTCGAGGCGTTAGCCGGTCCACCACGTTCGGTTACGTCCGATCCCTCTGGGATGTTCTTGTGCTTCAACTATGGTCGCGCCTGGGTTGTTTTTGAGAACGGAGCGGCTGCGTGTTTGCGTAAACGACTTGAATTTCGACGTAATCTTGGTTCGAGTTGCCATTGTTCCGGTTCTATGCAGTCATTTATCGACTTCGCGCATTAG